In Oscillatoria sp. FACHB-1406, the DNA window ATCATGATTATCGGCGAAGGCCCCGGACAGCAAGAAGATGAAACCGGACTGCCCTTTGTTGGCAAATCCGGACAACTGTTAGAGAAAATCTTAGCTTCCGTCGAATTGACCGTAGAAAACGATATTTACATTGCCAACATGGTTAAATGTCGCCCCCCGGGAAACCGCACGCCAGAAGCCGCAGAAATTGAAGCTTGCAAACCCTACCTGCTCGAACAAATTCGCCTTGTAGACCCAAAAATTATTCTGTTCGCTGGCGCGACAGCCCTCAAAGGGTTAACAGGCGATAAACGGGGGATTACAAAAGTTCGAGGTCAATGGTTAGAATGGGACAATCGGCTTTGTATGGCAATTTTTCATCCCGCTTATCTGCTACGCAACCCTTCTGCGGAAAAGGGCAGTCCGAAATGGTTAATGTGGCAAGATATTCGCGAAATCCGCTCTCGCTGTGACGAGTTGCGCGCGAGTTAGCAAGCGGCAAGCTTGGGGGAACGTAACGACTGTAAGCGCTTGAATAAGTCAGCGTCGGGCTAAATTCAGGGCAACGCACCCCACTTTTTCGGGTGAAATGCTTGTGCTAACATCCACGCTATCTCACTCTGCAATTTCCTCTCGTTTGAGAATAAACTCATGCCTGTTCCCCATGTCGTCCCCTCGATTCTCGAAAGCAGTAAACTCAGTCCCATGTTTGATAAAATTCCGGCTGAAGTCAGACAATGGGCTGAAAGTTTAGACTGGAAACAACGTCGCTATCTTCTTTCTCTGTGCTATTTACTCTGTTCGGCTTCTCCCGACGTACAAATTGATTTTTTAGATGAATATACGGCGGATGGGCTGATTGCTAAGATCGTTGAAGACTACGATACGCAAAAAAAAGTTCAGTCTTATCTCGATCGATTTCATATCGATACTCAATTGAGCTTAGATTTGCTGAGGAATTATATTCGTCAGTTTTATATTCACTCCGCCCAGGATGTTCGTCGCAAGCCCGGTCGATATCTCGAATCCGCTTTGCGATTGGGAATTAATCCAAAAGAAAAAAACTACGTTCTGAATTACATTTTAGGATTCGAGGTTCTTAAAATGTTGTTTAAAATGAGTTGGATGCAACACGAAAAGCTCTATTTGTTGCAAGCCAACCAAGAAGAGTTTTATTTAAGGTATATCAAACCCATCCAAAATACGCATCAACTGAATGGAATCATTAATCCGAAAGACCGCAAACTTTTTTTTGCTAAAAGAAGTTATTTTGTGGAAATTCCTCAAATTGGGGAAAAGAAATTAGTCGAGTTGGTCATGGTGACTTTTGTTACCGATATTGTCAGTCATTTGGGTTTTTCAATCGTGCGTAATATCAATCATGTAACCTTTGATTACAACTATATTTTTGAACCCGAACTCGAAGGCGCTGTGAATTAGTCGAGGAGCGGTTGAAAACATCGGGCGTGTTGATGAGTTTTGAGATTTGAGATTGCTGTAAGACGGCTAGACTTGGTAGTATCGAAAAGGAGTAATCCCTAATAAATTTAAAAGTCTCACCTCGAGAAACCCTACATGAGTGTAAACTTTGCAGCAAATGCGCCCCACGGCGGTCGTTTAGTCAATCGCATTGCTAGCGAAACCGAACGTCAAGAGTTCTTAGCGCAGGCAGAACAATTACCGCGAGTTCAACTCGACGAACGGGCCACCTCCGATTTAGTTACAATCGCGATCGGCGCGTTAAGCCCCCTGTGCGGCTTTATGGAACAGAAAGACTACGAGAGTGTAGTCGATAATATGCGGCTTGCCAATGGCTTGCCTTGGTCGATTCCTGTCACGCTTTCGGTGACAGAAGAAGTTGCCGATACGCTCCAAGAGGGCAACTGGGTGCGTTTGGACGATCCGACGGGACGGTTCATCGGGGTGTTAGAGTTAACGCAAAAGTATCGCTACAACAAGGCTCACGAAGCAATTAACGTCTACCGTACTGAAGAGACGAAACATCCCGGCGTAAAAGCGATTTACGACCAGGGACCGATTAATTTAGCCGGTCCGATTTGGCTCTTGGAACGCGATTCCCATCCCCTTTTCCCAACTTACCAGATCGATCCGGCGGAATCGCGCCGAATGTTTAAGGA includes these proteins:
- a CDS encoding uracil-DNA glycosylase gives rise to the protein MTEEKQLSLFESADSEPASPKAPTNFEAIPTSASVPIPPGTYANLEQLIPHCQGCQRCQLGRTRINTVISRGNPQADIMIIGEGPGQQEDETGLPFVGKSGQLLEKILASVELTVENDIYIANMVKCRPPGNRTPEAAEIEACKPYLLEQIRLVDPKIILFAGATALKGLTGDKRGITKVRGQWLEWDNRLCMAIFHPAYLLRNPSAEKGSPKWLMWQDIREIRSRCDELRAS
- a CDS encoding cobyrinic acid a,c-diamide synthase — its product is MPVPHVVPSILESSKLSPMFDKIPAEVRQWAESLDWKQRRYLLSLCYLLCSASPDVQIDFLDEYTADGLIAKIVEDYDTQKKVQSYLDRFHIDTQLSLDLLRNYIRQFYIHSAQDVRRKPGRYLESALRLGINPKEKNYVLNYILGFEVLKMLFKMSWMQHEKLYLLQANQEEFYLRYIKPIQNTHQLNGIINPKDRKLFFAKRSYFVEIPQIGEKKLVELVMVTFVTDIVSHLGFSIVRNINHVTFDYNYIFEPELEGAVN